One region of Epilithonimonas zeae genomic DNA includes:
- a CDS encoding alpha-2-macroglobulin family protein: protein MKILKSLLVFLLIFATMNFSAQNYYDQQWKKIEDNYKKGTYKSNLPIILEIQSQALKDNNAIQIIKSLKAEFSITKQTRDNTKNDENSKFFSKLQNTESKLKGDERQLFHLLTLEFIKDYYQNNSWKINQKTNIDNADLSQIETWSKLDFKNYLLKNYSDLEKENAALKKIQMQKYSEIFDASDNLEYFPTLSDWYNYNYIEFLRNQNLFTPNELKVNSAKINSIFDSETASLSGNAQLYFKHQKINYNCELNNCKDKFAQLEKLVKDESVKGDYKVLIIDDMIEILQQKQDYKLALTWINDAKEMFPKSKFLNNIKNKENQIKNPQLNIFYENETQSKKPIHIVAEGKNVKNFSLNIYKADDNAGFLNHIFDSYQNPFAKVKKTLVRKDQFSLPESSDFKTHKTSLELKALPAGIYLAEYVVENSTQGNYHFIVSDSKIIYSKKDDSNPKANILKLVNNENGKVFANETLEVAEYVRGKQIVKHSVKTDASGNFQIPNSDNKEYYRNFLVKNGSNYSMINVYGYDSDYGNRNKSENQESAQIFLDRKIYRPGQIVYFKAIATGINGETQRVKTLEKIPLNITLHDANGEELQTLKLTTNAFGSVNGSFTLPKNKLNGSFNIEVNNDDDKSGFHINGYSDFQVEEYKRPKFEVTFDPIKDEYKYGQTIKLKGKAMMFSGVPLSNSTVNYEIKKQNIRWRYFWWYPRGNDNENSILGDVKTNEKGEFTIKIELKKDETLEGIQIDNYAINASVTDINGETQSVNTNVKVASVSHYIAANEIGNTFSDEAIKLNVDTKNYNDQVLKKSYNVKLEKLEEPKQIFRENFASVVQDLPKLSKEEFVQKFPHDRFDKNDDVKNWKIEKQLINRIENPTTDNQQPTTKLDLGKLEAGTYKVLLYNIEGKDTIKTEQFFKVWDKKSLGQNQNPFLEVIRPTQDFKRGEKAKVFVYSAIPDPLVQIFIQNGKGETVTETKSFKNGILEYETAIPKDESISRVNLQFQLVAFNDVKTESVDLKIADSKDDLKIEMVTFRDKLQPGQKEKWTIKISGADKNSSTPLRVIAEVLANMYDKSLDQFAANSWSWQKFYSPFYESSYELRNGLEQQYYNGKTNYLNTNNVRIPQFNWFNGAILFGSDIDGDGIANSDDACPTVPGTAEYKGCPKPKAMYASEVEMSVSAPAMKLQGRAAGVKIDDLATTQDMKGIITSKDKDLDKIPVRQNLNETAFFYPNLLTDKDGNVSFEFTSPEALTQWKLMFLAHTKDARTAVLEKLVVTQKEFSITPNYPRFLREGDELNLQTKISSLVSQKLTGFAQLQILDAFTNEDITEKFGITQLTAVSGYNKEQSFSLAENGNTSATWKLKVPNNVSSIIIKIVAKAGNFSDGEQKAIAILPNRMLVTDALPIFVKEGQTKTFTLENLKNSNSKTLTNVSNTLELTTNPIWEIMFALPSLKNDINNSADVVFNKWFADVLASEIFKANPKLKTVFDEYQSKGLLTSNLEKNQELKQLLLDETPWVLESKNETEQMQKLARLFDANTMRNSINDDWSELVKLQNPDGGFSWYQGYPSSYYTSLYILKNLGRINEWLTGNISDYQSSEQKEIVKKLVSYVDNEASRYVEMKQNKYNIWNNFVLDYLYTRQYWEKEYLLKGNGKTLKNMVIDEAKKAKITDFTFFGLHRAALLFNNYGLKDVSKKLMTYLKETSTETETQGVYWKQNLNDWGWYSSKTVNHAGAIEAFQKLTPTDENFIEEMKIWLITQKEVNSWGNSRGTAEVIFTILNSGKSWTSVESDKAEINWGAKDLYPVPQTSATGYFKTSVNSDKLDKNLATVSIKKESAGIVQGGLFWQYYEDLDKIKSSESYISISKELYKKVKTENGEQLVKINENSPLKVGDKVTVRMILNTDRNMEFIHLKDMRAAGFEPLDVISGYQWKNNLGYYQSTKDASTNFYIEYMPKGKYVFEYDYVANVSGSFSNGITTLQNYYAPQMNAHTQGTNVVITE from the coding sequence ATGAAAATCCTAAAATCCTTATTAGTATTCTTATTAATATTTGCTACTATGAATTTTTCCGCTCAAAACTATTACGACCAGCAATGGAAAAAAATTGAAGACAACTATAAAAAAGGAACTTACAAATCCAATCTTCCCATCATTCTGGAAATACAGAGTCAGGCTTTGAAGGATAATAATGCTATACAAATCATAAAGTCACTAAAAGCTGAATTCAGTATTACAAAACAGACTAGGGATAATACAAAAAACGATGAAAATTCTAAATTCTTTTCGAAGCTTCAGAACACCGAAAGCAAATTGAAAGGTGATGAAAGACAATTGTTTCATCTTCTGACGTTGGAATTCATCAAAGATTATTATCAGAATAATTCTTGGAAAATCAATCAGAAAACCAATATTGACAACGCCGACTTATCTCAAATCGAAACCTGGAGCAAGCTGGATTTTAAAAATTATTTATTGAAGAATTATTCGGATTTAGAAAAAGAAAATGCTGCTTTGAAGAAAATCCAAATGCAGAAGTACAGTGAAATATTTGATGCATCTGACAATCTTGAATATTTCCCAACGCTATCTGATTGGTACAATTACAATTATATTGAGTTCTTAAGAAATCAAAATCTCTTCACGCCGAACGAATTGAAAGTGAACTCAGCCAAAATTAATTCGATTTTCGATTCGGAAACTGCTTCACTTTCTGGAAATGCTCAGTTGTACTTCAAACATCAAAAAATCAATTATAATTGTGAATTAAATAATTGCAAAGACAAATTCGCGCAACTTGAAAAATTGGTCAAAGACGAATCTGTAAAAGGCGATTACAAAGTCTTGATTATTGATGATATGATTGAGATTCTTCAGCAAAAACAAGATTACAAATTGGCTTTGACTTGGATAAATGATGCTAAAGAAATGTTTCCAAAATCTAAGTTTTTGAATAACATCAAAAACAAAGAAAATCAAATTAAAAATCCTCAGCTAAACATATTTTATGAAAACGAAACGCAGAGTAAAAAGCCAATTCACATTGTTGCAGAAGGAAAAAATGTAAAAAACTTTTCACTCAACATTTACAAAGCTGATGACAACGCAGGTTTTCTGAATCACATTTTTGATTCTTATCAAAATCCTTTTGCAAAGGTCAAAAAAACATTGGTAAGAAAAGACCAATTCTCTTTACCTGAATCTTCGGATTTTAAAACGCATAAAACATCTTTGGAGCTGAAAGCACTTCCAGCAGGAATTTATTTGGCAGAATATGTGGTTGAAAATTCGACTCAGGGAAATTATCATTTTATTGTTTCGGACTCCAAGATCATTTATTCAAAAAAAGATGATTCTAATCCAAAAGCTAATATTCTGAAATTGGTGAATAATGAAAACGGAAAAGTATTTGCCAACGAAACTCTTGAAGTAGCTGAATACGTTAGAGGAAAGCAAATCGTAAAACATTCTGTCAAAACGGATGCGTCTGGAAATTTCCAAATTCCAAATTCTGATAACAAAGAATATTACCGAAATTTTCTTGTCAAAAACGGAAGCAATTATTCGATGATAAATGTTTACGGCTATGATAGTGATTATGGCAATCGAAATAAATCCGAGAATCAGGAATCGGCACAGATTTTCCTTGACAGAAAAATCTACAGACCTGGACAAATTGTTTATTTCAAAGCGATTGCAACTGGAATCAATGGCGAAACTCAGAGAGTAAAAACATTAGAAAAAATTCCGTTGAATATCACTTTGCACGACGCAAACGGCGAAGAATTGCAAACTTTGAAACTGACAACTAATGCATTTGGTTCCGTGAATGGCAGTTTTACGCTTCCAAAAAACAAACTGAATGGAAGTTTCAATATAGAAGTGAATAATGATGATGACAAATCTGGTTTCCATATTAATGGCTATTCAGATTTTCAAGTTGAAGAATACAAACGTCCAAAGTTTGAAGTGACTTTTGACCCGATAAAAGACGAATACAAATATGGTCAAACCATCAAATTGAAAGGAAAAGCGATGATGTTTTCAGGCGTTCCTCTGAGCAATTCAACAGTGAACTATGAAATCAAAAAACAGAATATCCGTTGGCGCTATTTCTGGTGGTATCCTCGTGGAAATGATAACGAAAATTCGATTCTTGGTGATGTAAAGACCAACGAAAAAGGAGAATTTACTATCAAAATCGAGTTGAAAAAAGATGAAACTCTGGAAGGTATTCAGATTGATAATTATGCCATCAATGCTTCTGTGACAGATATCAATGGCGAAACACAATCTGTAAACACCAACGTGAAAGTAGCTTCGGTTTCTCATTACATCGCAGCTAATGAAATTGGAAATACGTTTTCCGACGAAGCTATAAAACTAAATGTTGACACCAAAAATTACAACGACCAAGTTCTGAAAAAATCTTACAACGTAAAGCTGGAAAAACTGGAAGAACCAAAACAGATTTTTAGAGAGAATTTTGCTTCGGTTGTTCAGGATCTACCAAAACTTTCTAAAGAAGAATTTGTACAAAAATTTCCTCACGACAGATTTGATAAAAATGATGATGTGAAGAATTGGAAAATTGAGAAACAACTAATTAATCGAATTGAAAATCCAACAACCGACAACCAACAACCGACAACCAAACTAGATTTAGGAAAACTAGAAGCTGGAACATACAAAGTGTTGCTTTATAATATTGAAGGAAAAGACACGATAAAAACGGAGCAATTCTTCAAAGTTTGGGATAAAAAATCACTTGGACAAAATCAAAATCCATTCTTGGAAGTGATTAGACCAACGCAGGATTTCAAACGAGGCGAGAAAGCAAAAGTGTTTGTTTACTCTGCGATTCCAGATCCATTGGTTCAAATTTTCATTCAAAATGGAAAAGGAGAAACCGTTACGGAAACCAAATCTTTCAAAAATGGAATCTTAGAATATGAAACTGCGATTCCGAAAGATGAAAGTATATCGAGAGTGAATTTGCAATTCCAATTGGTTGCATTTAATGATGTGAAAACAGAATCGGTTGATTTGAAAATTGCTGACAGCAAAGATGATTTGAAAATTGAAATGGTGACATTCCGAGACAAATTACAGCCTGGACAAAAAGAAAAATGGACCATCAAAATTTCTGGCGCTGATAAAAACTCTTCGACTCCGCTCAGAGTAATAGCGGAAGTTTTGGCAAATATGTATGATAAATCGCTTGACCAATTTGCAGCGAATTCTTGGAGTTGGCAGAAATTCTATTCACCTTTCTATGAAAGTTCTTATGAATTAAGAAACGGTTTGGAACAACAATATTATAATGGAAAAACTAATTATTTGAATACAAATAATGTTCGTATTCCTCAATTCAATTGGTTCAATGGTGCAATTTTATTTGGCTCTGATATAGATGGTGACGGAATTGCAAATTCCGATGATGCTTGTCCAACTGTTCCTGGAACTGCTGAATATAAAGGCTGCCCAAAACCAAAAGCAATGTATGCAAGTGAAGTTGAAATGTCTGTTTCGGCTCCAGCAATGAAACTTCAAGGAAGAGCTGCCGGAGTTAAGATTGATGACTTAGCAACAACGCAAGATATGAAAGGGATTATTACATCAAAGGATAAAGATTTAGACAAAATCCCAGTCCGTCAAAACCTCAACGAAACAGCATTTTTCTATCCTAATCTTCTTACAGACAAAGATGGAAATGTATCATTCGAGTTCACTTCTCCAGAAGCTTTGACACAATGGAAACTAATGTTTTTGGCTCATACCAAAGATGCAAGAACTGCAGTTTTGGAAAAATTGGTTGTGACACAAAAAGAGTTTTCTATTACACCAAATTATCCAAGATTTTTACGCGAAGGCGACGAGTTGAATCTTCAAACTAAAATATCAAGTTTGGTCAGTCAAAAGCTGACTGGTTTCGCCCAATTGCAGATTTTGGATGCTTTTACCAATGAAGATATTACAGAAAAATTTGGAATTACTCAATTAACAGCAGTTTCTGGTTATAATAAAGAACAATCTTTTTCATTAGCTGAAAATGGAAATACGTCTGCAACTTGGAAACTGAAAGTTCCTAATAATGTTTCTTCGATAATTATTAAAATTGTTGCAAAAGCCGGTAATTTCTCTGACGGAGAACAAAAAGCCATTGCAATTCTTCCAAATAGGATGTTGGTAACTGATGCGCTTCCGATTTTTGTGAAAGAAGGCCAGACGAAAACTTTCACTTTAGAAAATCTGAAAAATTCTAATTCTAAAACTCTGACTAATGTTTCAAACACTTTGGAATTGACGACCAACCCGATTTGGGAAATTATGTTTGCGCTTCCAAGTTTGAAAAATGACATCAATAATTCGGCAGATGTGGTTTTCAACAAATGGTTTGCAGATGTTCTGGCTTCGGAAATTTTCAAAGCAAATCCAAAACTTAAAACTGTTTTTGATGAATATCAATCCAAAGGTCTTTTGACTTCGAATCTTGAAAAAAATCAGGAATTAAAACAATTGTTATTGGATGAAACGCCTTGGGTTTTAGAATCGAAAAATGAAACGGAACAAATGCAGAAATTAGCAAGATTATTCGATGCGAATACGATGCGAAATTCCATTAATGATGATTGGTCAGAATTGGTAAAACTGCAAAATCCTGACGGCGGGTTCAGTTGGTATCAAGGTTATCCAAGTTCTTATTACACTTCATTATATATCTTGAAAAATCTAGGCAGAATTAATGAATGGCTGACAGGAAACATTTCTGATTATCAAAGTTCTGAGCAAAAAGAAATAGTCAAAAAACTGGTTTCTTATGTGGATAATGAAGCGAGTCGATATGTAGAAATGAAGCAAAATAAATACAATATTTGGAATAATTTTGTTTTGGATTATCTTTATACAAGACAGTATTGGGAAAAGGAATATCTTTTAAAGGGTAACGGAAAAACATTGAAAAATATGGTTATTGATGAAGCCAAAAAGGCAAAAATCACCGATTTCACTTTCTTTGGATTGCACAGAGCTGCTTTGTTATTTAACAATTATGGATTGAAAGATGTTTCTAAAAAACTGATGACTTATCTTAAAGAAACTTCGACAGAAACAGAAACTCAAGGTGTTTATTGGAAACAAAATCTGAATGATTGGGGTTGGTATTCTTCCAAAACAGTGAATCATGCAGGAGCCATTGAAGCATTCCAAAAATTAACGCCGACTGATGAAAATTTCATTGAAGAAATGAAAATCTGGCTGATTACACAGAAAGAAGTGAATTCTTGGGGCAACTCCAGAGGAACAGCTGAAGTTATTTTTACGATTTTGAATTCAGGGAAATCTTGGACGTCTGTAGAATCTGATAAAGCTGAAATTAATTGGGGAGCAAAAGATTTATATCCAGTTCCACAAACTTCTGCAACAGGATATTTTAAAACTTCAGTAAATTCTGATAAGTTGGATAAAAATCTTGCGACAGTTTCTATTAAAAAAGAAAGCGCTGGGATTGTTCAGGGTGGATTATTCTGGCAATATTATGAGGATTTGGACAAAATCAAATCTTCGGAAAGTTATATTTCGATTTCTAAAGAATTATACAAAAAAGTGAAAACCGAAAATGGGGAACAATTAGTTAAAATCAATGAAAATTCGCCGTTGAAAGTTGGTGATAAAGTGACTGTAAGAATGATTCTGAATACGGATAGAAATATGGAATTCATTCATCTAAAAGATATGAGAGCGGCAGGTTTTGAACCTTTGGATGTGATTTCTGGTTATCAATGGAAAAATAATCTGGGATATTATCAATCAACAAAAGATGCTTCTACTAACTTTTATATCGAATACATGCCGAAAGGAAAATATGTCTTTGAATATGACTATGTAGCGAATGTAAGTGGAAGTTTTTCTAATGGAATTACGACTTTGCAGAATTATTATGCGCCGCAGATGAATGCGCATACGCAGGGAACGAATGTAGTGATTACAGAATAA